In Aspergillus luchuensis IFO 4308 DNA, chromosome 1, nearly complete sequence, the following are encoded in one genomic region:
- a CDS encoding uncharacterized protein (COG:S;~EggNog:ENOG410PRXN;~InterPro:IPR013892;~PFAM:PF08583) codes for MSSTTPQPDSTTTKPKYNLRNPLPLSAAQEAEVKQLYYKRVRSLCAPEIKAFAECAVNRTITATWVCRDQRLAMNSCMVAHAKPEVEDRAREEWFATHEERRKAKEEELAKVERRREEVIRMMREDQERQAAAAKAAAEKK; via the exons ATGtcctccacaaccccccaacccgactcaacaacaaccaagcCAAAATACAACCTCcgcaaccccctccccctctccgccgcccaagaagcagaagtgaAGCAACTCTACTACAAGCGCGTGCGATCTCTCTGTGCGCCTGAAATCAAGG CATTCGCCGAATGCGCCGTCAACCGCACAATAACAGCAACATGGGTATGTCGGGACCAACGACTAGCGATGAACTCGTGCATGGTAGCGCATGCAAAGCCGGAGGTAGAAGACCGGGCGAGGGAGGAGTGGTTTGCGACGCATGAGGAGCggaggaaggcgaaggaggaggagcttgcGAAGGTGGAGagacggagggaggaggtcatTCGCATGATGAGAGAGGATCAGGAGAgacaggctgctgctgcgaaagctgctgctgagaaGAAGTGA
- a CDS encoding rRNA-processing protein UTP11 (BUSCO:EOG09264CA0;~COG:S;~EggNog:ENOG410PJ5P;~InterPro:IPR007144;~PFAM:PF03998;~go_component: GO:0032040 - small-subunit processome [Evidence IEA];~go_process: GO:0006364 - rRNA processing [Evidence IEA]) produces the protein MSSMRNAVQRRNHRERGQLEGREKWGILEKHKDYSLRAKDYNTKKEKIKRLQEKVRDRNPDEFAFGMMSSSSARQGKHGAAGNRDSAAARGLSHDAIKLLKTQDAGYLRTVGERIRRQMEKLEEEVRLQDGMKELLDGEEAENKKKEEVVDDDDDMDFDFDFGDDDEVDQKKNKKSRKLVFADDRKEQRVLKKKKLREEEDDEDDDEEDEEDSFGKQMMKKSRKQLEAERQALVEARRARKMRKRAAEARVNKLKALQKQYKEITAAERELDWQRGRMDNVVGGTNKNGVKWKIRERKK, from the exons atgtcttccatgCGCAATGCCGTTCAGCGGCGCAACCACCGCGAGCGTGGTCAGCTCGAAGGTCGTGAGAAATGGGGTATTCTTGAAAAGCACAAG GACTACTCCCTCCGCGCGAAAGACTACAAcacgaagaaagaaaagatcaaGCGTCTACAAGAAAAGGTCCGCGACCGCAACCCCGATGAATTCGCCTTCGGAATGATGTCGAGTTCGTCCGCTCGGCAAGGCAAACACGGCGCCGCAGGAAATCGCGACTCGGCTGCTGCGCGCGGTCTCAGTCACGACGCTATCAAGTTGCTCAAGACACAGGATGCGGGGTACCTGCGGACAGTCGGGGAGCGGATCCGGcgacagatggagaagttggaggaggaggtgcggTTGCAGGATGGGATGAAGGAGTTGcttgatggggaggaagcggaaaataagaaaaaggaggaggtggtggacgacgatgatgatatggacTTCGATTTTGAtttcggggatgatgatgaggtggatcagaagaagaataagaagagcAGGAAGTTGGTGTTTGCGGATGATCGGAAGGAGCAGAgagtgttgaagaagaagaagttacgggaggaagaagacgatgaggatgatgacgaggaggacgaggaggattcgTTTGGGAagcagatgatgaagaagtcgaggAAGCAGTTGGAGGCGGAGAGACAGGCGCTTGTGGAGGCCCGTCGGGCTCGCAAGATGAGGAAGCGTGCGGCGGAGGCGCGGGTCAACAAGCTCAAGGCGCTGCAGAAGCAGTATAAGGAGATTACTGCTGCAGAGCGCGAGTTGGATTGGCAGCGCGGTCGGATGGATAATGTGGTGGGTGGCACGAATAAGAATGGTGTCAAGTGGAAGATTCGTGAGCGGAAGAAGTGA
- the HIS4 gene encoding histidine biosynthesis protein HIS4 (BUSCO:EOG09262E98;~COG:E;~EggNog:ENOG410PJJQ;~InterPro:IPR012131,IPR038019,IPR008179,IPR001692, IPR002496,IPR016161,IPR016298,IPR021130;~PFAM:PF00815,PF01502,PF01503;~go_function: GO:0004399 - histidinol dehydrogenase activity [Evidence IEA];~go_function: GO:0004635 - phosphoribosyl-AMP cyclohydrolase activity [Evidence IEA];~go_function: GO:0004636 - phosphoribosyl-ATP diphosphatase activity [Evidence IEA];~go_function: GO:0016491 - oxidoreductase activity [Evidence IEA];~go_function: GO:0016616 - oxidoreductase activity, acting on the CH-OH group of donors, NAD or NADP as acceptor [Evidence IEA];~go_function: GO:0046872 - metal ion binding [Evidence IEA];~go_function: GO:0051287 - NAD binding [Evidence IEA];~go_process: GO:0000105 - histidine biosynthetic process [Evidence IEA];~go_process: GO:0055114 - oxidation-reduction process [Evidence IEA]) — translation MATPLLVSYDPASPSSGLSLKQIAYFGRVLVKVSSLAQAEDFLKRNFRLLDVYVDATAITSTGDLVDILNAGAAKIFISLNQLTALSQEQSVPSSRLVVYAAESQVDAFKTWVGESTEHKDAGLSTDSSAVKAIAEKLGMNLEAQNLYRTYTSIPTEETLKDTLAQGGVSVVSADALTFEHKEPNGKIVAASLIAARAVADQSNGLYATTVTDERGTCLGLVWSNDESIAEALRTGTGVYQSRKRGLWYKGQSSGDVQELIRVGFDCDSDCLVFVVNQIGRGFCHLGTASCFGPYNGLARLQKTLQARKADAPAGSYTARLFNEPKLTQAKIMEEADELCRANTKEEIAFEAADLLYFALTRCVAAGVSLEDVERNLDLKSLKVKRRKGDAKGPWAEKAGLAESKPAPEPAKPAEPAPKADEPMQMTRVVTASTPENVVQDYLKRPSQKSNDAIVALVRPIIDDVRKNGDAGVLKYTHKFEKATSLTSPVLSAPFPPELMKLSPETQEAIDVSISNIAKFHSAQKDSNEGLKVETMPGVVCSRFSRPIERVGLYIPGGTAVLPSTAMMLGVPAMVAGCKKLVFASPPRADGSISPEIVYVAHKVGAESIVLAGGAQAVAAMAYGTESVSKVDKILGPGNQFVTAAKMLVANDTSAGVSIDMPAGPSEVLVIADKDANPAFVASDLLSQAEHGVDSQVILIAIDLNEEQLQAIEKEVDVQAKALPRVDIVKGSLAHSVTFVVRDLEEAMALSNDYAPEHLILQIQNAEAAVEKVQNAGSVFIGQWTPESVGDYSAGVNHSLPTYGYAKQYSGVNLGSFLKHITSSNLTADGLLGLSRTVEQLAAVEGLDAHKRAVSIRVAHMKKQQA, via the exons atggcCACTCCCCTCCTCGTCTCGTACGACCCcgcttccccctcctccggccTCTCCCTCAAGCAGATCGCCTACTTCGGTCGCGTCCTCGTCAAGGTTTCCAGCCTCGCTCAAGCTGAAGACTTCCTCAAGCGCAACTTCCGCCTCCTTGATGTCTACGTTGACGCTACTGCCATTACCTCCACTGGAGACCTCGTCGATATCCTCAATGCCGGCGCTGCcaagatcttcatctccctcaaccaACTGACGGCTCTGTCTCAAGAACAGTCCGTCCCGTCATCACGTCTCGTCGTCTATGCTGCCGAGAGCCAGGTGGATGCCTTCAAGACCTGGGTGGGCGAGTCCACCGAACACAAGGATGCTGGCTTGTCGACCGACTCGTCTGCCGTCAAGGCCATCGCTGAGAAGCTTGGCATGAACCTGGAAGCCCAGAACTTGTACCGCACATACACTAGCATCCCCACGGAGGAGACGCTCAAGGACACCTTGGCCCAGGGCGGCGTCAGCGTTGTGTCGGCCGATGCATTGACCTTTGAGCACAAGGAACCCAACGGCAAGATCGTCGCCGCCTCTCTCATTGCTGCTCGTGCTGTCGCAGACCAGAGCAACGGCCTGTACGCCACCACCGTGACTGATGAGCGTGGAACATGTCTGGGACTGGTGTGGAGCAACGACGAGAGCATTGCTGAGGCCCTCCGCACTGGCACCGGCGTGTACCAGAGCCGGAAGCGTGGTCTTTGGTACAAGGGTCAGTCCAGCGGAGACGTGCAGGAGCTGATCCGCGTCGGCTTTGACTGCGACAGCGATTGCTTGGTCTTTGTTGTTAACCAGATTGGCAGAG GTTTCTGCCACCTTGGAACCGCCAGCTGCTTCGGCCCCTACAACGGTCTCGCCCGTCTTCAGAAGACCCTGCAAGCCCGCAAGGCTGATGCGCCCGCCGGATCCTACACTGCCCGCCTTTTCAACGAGCCCAAGCTCACCCAGGCCAAGATCATGGAGGAGGCTGATGAGCTGTGCCGCGCCAACACCAAGGAAGAGATTGCTTTTGAGGCTGCGGATCTTCTCTACTTCGCTCTGACTCGCTGCGTCGCGGCGGGTGTTAgcctggaggatgtggagaggAACTTGGACCTCAAGAGTctgaaggtgaagaggagaaagggtGATGCCAAGGGCCCTTGGGCAGAGAAGGCTGGTCTGGCCGAATCGAAGCCCGCTCCAGAGCCCGCTAAGCCTGCTGAGCCCGCTCCTAAGGCCGATGAGCCCATGCAGATGACCCGCGTTGTTACCGCTTCGACCCCCGAAAATGTCGTGCAGGACTACCTCAAGCGTCCCTCTCAGAAGTCCAACGATGCCATCGTCGCTCTCGTTCGCCCCATCATCGATGACGTCCGCAAGAACGGTGACGCCGGCGTGCTCAAGTACACCCACAAGTTCGAAAAGGCCACTTCCTTGACCTCCCCGGTGCTTAGCGCTCCTTTCCCGCCTGAGCTGATGAAGCTGTCCCCCGAGACCCAGGAGGCCATTGATGTCAGTATCTCCAACATTGCCAAGTTCCACAGCGCCCAGAAGGACAGCAACGAGGGCTTGAAGGTGGAGACCATGCCGGGCGTGGTCTGCTCCCGTTTCTCTCGTCCCATTGAGCGCGTCGGTCTCTACATCCCCGGTGGTACTGCCGTTCTGCCGTCGACCGCCATGATGCTGGGTGTTCCCGCTATGGTGGCTGGCTGCAAGAAGCTGGTCttcgcttctcctcctcgcgcGGATGGCAGCATCTCGCCTGAGATTGTCTACGTTGCGCACAAGGTCGGTGCTGAAAGCATCGTGCTTGCCGGTGGTGCTCAGGCAGTCGCTGCCATGGCATACGGCACGGAGAGCGTCAGCAAGGTGGACAAGATCCTGGGTCCGGGCAACCAGTTCGTCACTGCCGCCAAGATGTTGGTCGCCAACGACACCTCCGCCGGTGTCAGCATTGACATGCCCGCTGGTCCCAGTGAAGTGCTGGTGATTGCGGACAAGGACGCCAACCCTGCTTTCGTCGCTTCTGATCTGCTGAGTCAGGCCGAGCACGGCGTGGACTCGCAGGTCATCCTCATTGCCATTGACTTGAACGAGGAGCAGCTTCAGGCcatcgagaaggaggttgaCGTCCAGGCCAAGGCTCTGCCCCGTGTGGACATTGTCAAGGGCTCTCTGGCGCACTCGGTCACTTTCGTTGTGCGCGACCTCGAGGAAGCCATGGCTCTTAGCAACGACTACGCCCCTGAGCACTTGATTCTGCAGATCCAGAACGCCGAGGCGGCAGTTGAGAAGGTGCAGAACGCTGGTAGTGTGTTCATCGGCCAGTGGACCCCGGAGAGTGTGGGCGATTACTCTGCTGGTGTCAACCACTCTTTGC CGACCTACGGATACGCTAAGCAGTACTCCGGTGTGAACCTGGGATCCTTCCTCAAGCACATCACCAGCTCGAACCTGACAGCAGACGGTCTGCTGGGCTTGTCTCGCACGGTGGAGCAGCTGGCAGCAGTGGAGGGACTGGATGCGCACAAGCGGGCCGTGAGCATCCGCGTGGCGCacatgaagaagcagcaggcaTGA
- the MNS1B gene encoding glycoside hydrolase family 47 protein (CAZy:GH47;~COG:G;~EggNog:ENOG410PM8H;~InterPro:IPR036026,IPR012341,IPR001382;~PFAM:PF01532;~SECRETED:SignalP(1-21);~go_component: GO:0016020 - membrane [Evidence IEA];~go_function: GO:0004571 - mannosyl-oligosaccharide 1,2-alpha-mannosidase activity [Evidence IEA];~go_function: GO:0005509 - calcium ion binding [Evidence IEA];~go_process: GO:0005975 - carbohydrate metabolic process [Evidence IEA]) has product MHLPSLSLSLTALAIASPSAAYPHFGSSQPVLHSNSDTTQSRADAIKAAFSHAWDGYLQYAFPHDELHPVSNGYGDSRNGWGASAVDALSTAVIMRNATIVNQILDHVAKIDYSKTNTTVSLFETTIRYLGGMLSGYDLLKGPVSDLVQDSSKIDVLLTQSKNLADVLKFAFDTPSGVPYNNLNITSGGNDGAKTNGLAVTGTLALEWTRLSDLTGDTTYADLSQKAESYLLNPQPKSAEPFPGLVGSNINISNGQFTDAQVSWNGGDDSYYEYLIKMYVYDPKRFGLYKDRWVAAAQSTMQHLASHPSSRPDLTFLASYNNGTLGLSSQHLTCFDGGSFLLGGTVLNRTDFINFGLDLVSGCHDTYNSTLTGIGPESFSWDTSDIPSSQQSLYEKAGFYITSGAYILRPEVIESFYYAWRVTGQETVSLSPHSIRSIVTNNILVPGLDLERIQRRQRLLPHQLRIFRSDRRERGQRRQSIR; this is encoded by the coding sequence ATGCATCTCCCCTCGCTTTCCTTGTCCCTGACGGCCTTGGCCATCGCCAGTCCTTCTGCCGCTTATCCTCACTTTGGCTCCTCCCAGCCCGTCCTGCACAGTAATTCCGACACCACTCAATCGCGCGCAGATGCCATTAAGGCTGCCTTCTCGCACGCCTGGGATGGCTACCTCCAATACGCGTTTCCTCATGACGAGCTGCATCCCGTGTCGAATGGCTATGGCGACTCCCGGAATGGCTGGGGTGCCTCGGCCGTGGATGCACTCTCCACAGCAGTGATCATGCGCAATGCCACCATTGTCAATCAGATCCTGGACCACGTGGCCAAAATTGATTATTCTAAGACAAACACCACCGTGAGCCTCTTCGAGACCACCATCCGTTACCTGGGAGGCATGCTGTCCGGATATGATCTGCTGAAGGGGCCCGTGTCCGACCTGGTGCAAGACTCGTCGAAAATCGACGTGCTCTTGACCCAATCGAAGAACCTCGCCGATGTGCTTAAGTTCGCCTTCGACACGCCTTCGGGGGTTCCATacaacaacctcaacatCACCTCAGGGGGGAATGATGGAGCCAAGACCAATGGTCTGGCTGTGACGGGTACACTGGCGCTGGAATGGACGCGCCTGTCGGATCTTACGGGTGACACCACGTATGCCGACCTGAGCCAGAAGGCCGAGTCGTACCTCCTCAACCCGCAGCCCAAGTCTGCGGAGCCGTTCCCCGGCTTGGTTGGaagcaacatcaacatcagcaaTGGACAGTTCACGGATGCGCAGGTGAGCTGGAATGGTGGCGATGACTCCTACTACGAGTACCTGATCAAGATGTACGTGTACGACCCCAAGCGGTTCGGTCTCTACAAGGACCGCTGGGTGGCTGCGGCGCAATCGACGATGCAGCATCTCGCGTCGCACCCCTCGTCCCGCCCGGACCTGACCTTCCTGGCATCCTACAACAACGGAACTTTGGGATTGAGCTCGCAACACTTGACCTGCTTCGACGGAGGTAGCTTCTTGCTGGGAGGCACCGTACTGAACCGGACCGACTTCATTAATTTCGGCCTGGACCTGGTGAGCGGGTGTCATGATACGTACAACTCGACGTTGACGGGAATTGGTCCGGAGTCGTTCAGCTGGGATACCAGCGACATTCCCTCGAGCCAGCAGTCGCTCTACGAGAAAGCCGGATTCTACATTACTAGTGGCGCGTACATTCTGCGCCCGGAAGTGATTGAAAGCTTCTACTATGCCTGGAGAGTTACCGGGCAGGAAACAGTAAGCTTGAGTCCTCATTCTATTAGGTCAATAGTGACTAACAACATCTTAGTACCGGGATTGGATCTGGAGCGCATTCAGCGCCGTCAACGACTACTGCCGCACCAGCTCCGGATTTTCAGGTCTGACAGACGTGAACGCGGCCAACGGCGGCAGTCGATACGATAA
- a CDS encoding superoxide dismutase (COG:P;~EggNog:ENOG410PJ1N;~InterPro:IPR036314,IPR019833,IPR019832,IPR019831, IPR036324,IPR001189;~PFAM:PF02777,PF00081;~go_function: GO:0004784 - superoxide dismutase activity [Evidence IEA];~go_function: GO:0046872 - metal ion binding [Evidence IEA];~go_process: GO:0006801 - superoxide metabolic process [Evidence IEA];~go_process: GO:0055114 - oxidation-reduction process [Evidence IEA]): MPSPSPPLPSSPSHQQQALEPIISKQIMELHHKKHHQTYVNNLNAALASQASALDSNDITQLISIQQKLKFNGGGHINHSLFWKNLARYDSPATKLEQSAPTLKDAIEKQWGSVKNFTDAFEAVLLGIQGSGWGWLVSSGKKGFLEIVTTKDQDPVTGPIPVFGVDMWEHAYYLQYLNNKASYVQNIWKVINWEEAEHRYLNGTDELGSLKL; the protein is encoded by the exons atgccttccccttcccctcctctcccttcttccccatctcatcaacaacaggcCCTCGAACCCATCATCTCGAAACAAATCATGGAACTCCACCACAAAAAGCACCACCAAACCTATGTGAACAACCTCAACGCGGCCCTCGCCTCTCAAGCCTCCGCTCTCGACAGCAACGACATCACCCAGCTCATCAGCATCCAACAGAAACTCAAGTTCAACGGCGGCGGCCACATCAACCACTCCCTGTTCTGGAAGAACTTGGCTCGTTACGACTCCCCGGCCACTAAGCTGGAGCAATCCGCCCCGACTCTCAAAGACGCTATTGAGAAGCAGTGGGGATCAGTCAAGAACTTCACGGATGCTTTTGAGGCAGTTCTGCTGGGCATCCAGGGCAGTGGGTGGGGCTGGCTGGTGAGttcggggaagaagggattCCTCGAGATTGTTACGACGAAGGATCAAGATCCGGTGACGGGGCCGATTCCGGTGTTTGGGGTTGATATGTGGGAGCATGCTTATTATTTGCAG TACCTGAACAACAAGGCTTCCTATGTGCAGAACATCTGGAAGGTGATTAactgggaagaagcagagcatCGGTACCTGAATGGTACGGATGAATTGGGTTCGTTGAAGTTGTAG
- a CDS encoding oxidoreductase, short-chain dehydrogenase/reductase family (COG:Q;~EggNog:ENOG410PHGE;~InterPro:IPR002347,IPR036291,IPR020904;~PFAM:PF00106,PF13561,PF08659;~go_function: GO:0016491 - oxidoreductase activity [Evidence IEA];~go_process: GO:0055114 - oxidation-reduction process [Evidence IEA]), whose protein sequence is MSASEQVQLDNFPTIFSLEGKVALVTGGSRGLGLHTASGLLQSGCSKVYITSRKASACAEAVAALNALPNKPPHATAIAVPADNSNMEELDRLVAEVSKTTSHLDILFANAGATWGEKFDTYPEDKFSKVMDLNVKSVFYTIQKFTPLLTARATKDDPSRVIVTGSTAGITPGSLGPSATFSYSASKAAVLHLVRNLAVDLGPRHILCNAIAPGFFPSKMANGLIKIKGGLEDLERRSPNGRLGRKEDIAGLVVFLASRAASHMNGAVIPIDGGNHLARL, encoded by the exons atgtCTGCCTCTGAACAGGTCCAGCTGGACAACTTCcccaccatcttctccctggAGGGAAAGGTGGCCCTCGTCACTGGAGGCTCTCGCGGTCTAGGTCTGCACACTGCCAGTGG TCTCCTCCAATCGGGCTGTTCCAAGGTCTACATCACCTCGCGCAAGGCGTCTGCCTGCGCCGAAGCCGTTGCGGCCCTAAATGCGCTCCCCAACAAACCCCCGCACGCCACCGCCATCGCTGTCCCCGCCGACAACTCTAATATGGAGGAGCTAGACCGGCTCGTCGCCGAGGTCTCCAAGACCACCTCCCATCTCGACATCCTCTTCGCCAACGCCGGTGCAACATGGGGCGAGAAGTTTGATACCTACCCAGAGGACAAGTTTAGCAAGGTCATGGACCTGAATGTGAAGAGCGTCTTCTACACCATCCAGAAGTTCACTCCCCTGCTGACGGCACGGGCCACCAAAGATGACCCGTCGCGTGTTATCGTAACTGGCTCGACTGCAGGCATTACACCGGGCAGTCTAGGCCCCAGTGCAACTTTCAGTTACTCTGCCTCCAAGGCAGCTGTGTTGCATCTCGTCCGGAACCTGGCCGTCGATTTGGGGCCCCGACACATCCTGTGTAATGCTATCGCGCCAGGGTTCTTCCCGTCCAAGATGGCCAATGGGCTGATCAAGATCAAGGGAGGactggaggatctggaacGGAGGTCACCAAACGGAAGGCTGGGCAGGAAGGAGGATATTGCGGGCTTGGTGGTCTTTCTGGCCAGTCGGGCAGCAAGCCACATGAATGGAGCTGTGATTCCCATCGATGGGGGGAATCATTTGGCGCGATTGTAA
- a CDS encoding uncharacterized protein (TransMembrane:1 (o12-29i)): MCSSLKPQRLRVEQVIVLLLFWVAVRKYAGSRKEYWKTATVAQSHSSWMRMWPPYVSEKSDSSALHAIFELRRSINSHGVVYRANDSGGFPGGHDVALGFQSGTGTLKPDAPYCWWLEMYDVVAISPSR; this comes from the coding sequence ATGTGCAGCAGTCTGAAACCACAGCGGTTGCGAGTGGAGCAAGTAATTGTGCTCTTGCTGTTCTGGGTGGCGGTACGGAAATATGCTGGTTCAAGAAAAGAGTATTGGAAGACCGCAACGGTTGCCCAGTCGCACTCTAGTTGGATGAGAATGTGGCCGCCATATGTCTCCGAAAAATCAGACAGTTCCGCACTGCATGCAATCTTTGAGCTGCGGCGCTCCATCAATAGCCATGGCGTGGTATATCGGGCCAACGACTCTGGCGGGTTCCCCGGTGGTCACGATGTTGCCCTGGGATTTCAAAGTGGCACAGGCACTTTGAAACCCGATGCTCCCTATTGTTGGTGGCTTGAGATGTATGATGTGGTAGCGATATCGCCTTCGAGATGA
- a CDS encoding putative general amidase (COG:I,J,T;~EggNog:ENOG410PKDU;~InterPro:IPR023631,IPR036928;~PFAM:PF01425), which translates to MSDYQSIAARKQQHLESLIPPEWRLAASQIPAGMLSVANSVTNPSYSESINVVDIPRTCGLLTPHELHITEDYDIRSLLTELHSKRLTAEEVTRAFCKRAAIAQQLSRCLSEPLFTQALARARTLDTHLRTTNTPIGPLHGLPISVKDTFHITGVDATNGLAALAFHPSTKDADLVTLLQSLGAIIITKTNVPQTVSTLDTANHLFGRTLNPLNRRLTVGGSTGGEAALLALRGTTLSFGTDIGGSVRIPPMCVGKYGFKPSHGRLPYGGQQEAGHLPAKNRIALQPVAGVMGHSVEDIGLALAEIVPRAELFGEDCIPGNWGPSSSLSLSPAKQKQKLTIGILRTDGLVEPLPPVRNIVNEVATILHHHDIDLIDLPTPPALRKCQTIANKLMGIDGGNLMHDLLEQTNEPLIPWLQGRSKRRNPLTVPELCELQHQRAQVQREMMTMWTYPCPTAENQGNERTKRRIDAIIHPVAPHPVPEHDKYNAVGYTSSWVLLDYPAGVVPVRKVKMEDLEVGREMKDPVRGSWDAKNRELCMLSPIPFSFFLFIEMMFA; encoded by the exons ATGTCTGACTATCAGTCCATTGCAGCTCgcaagcagcagcatttGGAATCCCTCATTCCCCCGGAATGGCGTCTCGCCGCTTCACAAATCCCCGCGGGGATGCTCTCCGTCGCCAACTCCGTCACCAACCCTTCCTACAGCGAGAGCATCAATGTCGTTGACATCCCGCGAACTTGCGGACTACTCACTCCTCATGAGCTGCACATCACCGAAGACTACGACATCCGATCCCTCCTGACAGAACTCCATTCCAAACGCCTCACCGCGGAAGAAGTCACCCGCGCGTTCTGCAAG CGCGCCGCCATCGCCCAACAACTCTCTCGCTGCCTCTCCGAACCTCTCTTCACCCAAGCCCTCGCCCGCGCCCGCACCCTCGACACCCACCTCcgcaccaccaacacccccatcGGCCCACTCCACGgcctccccatctccgtcAAAGACACCTTCCACATCACCGGCGTCGACGCAACCAACGGTCTCGCCGCCCTCGccttccacccctccaccaAAGACGCCGACCTCGTCACcctcctccaatccctcggcgccatcatcatcaccaagacCAACGTCCCCCAAACCGTCTCCACCCTTGACACCGCAAACCACCTCTTCGGCCGCACCCTGAACCCCCTCAACCGCCGCCTAACCGTCGGCGGCAGCACCGGCGGCGAAGCCGCCCTCCTAGCCCTCCGCGGCACCACCCTCAGCTTCGGCACCGACATCGGCGGCAGCGTACGCATCCCACCCATGTGCGTGGGCAAATATGGCTTCAAGCCCAGTCACGGCCGACTCCCATACGGCGGCCAGCAAGAGGCGGGTCATCTGCCAGCGAAGAACCGCATCGCATTGCAGCCTGTGGCTGGAGTGATGGGCCACTCCGTCGAAGACATAGGGTTAGCATTGGCGGAGATCGTGCCCAGGGCAGAACTGTTCGGAGAGGACTGTATACCGGGGAACTGGggtccttcatcatcattatcccTATCGCCAGCcaagcagaaacagaaactaACCATCGGCATCCTCCGCACCGACGGCCTCGTCGAACCCCTTCCTCCCGTCCGCAACATCGTCAACGAAGTCGCTACCATCCTGCACCATCATGACATCGACCTCATcgacctccccaccccacccGCCCTCCGCAAATGCCAAACCATCGCCAACAAACTCATGGGCATCGACGGCGGTAACCTCATGCACGACCTCCTCGAACAGACCAACGAGCCCCTGATCCCCTGGCTCCAGGGCCGCTCGAAGCGCCGCAACCCCCTCACCGTACCGGAACTATGTGAGCTGCAGCATCAACGCGCACAGGTCCAGCGTGAGATGATGACCATGTGGACGTATCCCTGCCCCACTGCAGAAAACCAAGGAAACGAGAGGACAAAGAGGAGAATAGACGCAATCATCCACCCCGTCGCACCGCACCCCGTCCCTGAACACGACAAGTATAATGCAGTCGGGTATACCTCGTCCTGGGTACTGCTGGATTACCCGGCGGGTGTGGTGCCGGTGcggaaggtgaagatggaggatttggaggtggggagggagatgaaggatcCGGTGAGGGGGAGCTGGGATGCGAAGAATAGGGAGTTGTGTATGTTGTCCCCCATACCTTTCTCATTTTTCTTGTTTATTGAGATGATGTTTGCTTGA